One window from the genome of Pungitius pungitius chromosome 14, fPunPun2.1, whole genome shotgun sequence encodes:
- the slc66a3 gene encoding solute carrier family 66 member 3, producing the protein MSADALLHLANFSTLFVCMVLKFPQIFAVMRAKSSAGVSLNSLLLELIGFIVFVTYQMYYDYPPPTYLEYPILIAQDAILLLLILHYNGRLWQGLPYTLLFVGGWRLLTVEKWIVDLAMSLCTFISGASKLAQLQCLWRTKDAGQISAVSWALATYTGVARIYTTTATTGDALVVVRFVAMSLLNMWVLLTVLHYQRRASRSQKQD; encoded by the exons ATGTCGGCCGATGCGTTGTTGCACCTCGCCAATTTCAGCACGCTGTTCGTGTGCATGGTGCTGAAGTTCCCGCAGATTTTTGCGGTGATGCGGGCGAAATCATCGGCTGGAGTCAGCCTCAACAGTCTTCTCCTGGAGTTGATCGG GTTCATCGTTTTTGTAACGTACCAGATGTACTACGACTACCCGCCTCCGACTTACCTGGAATATCCCATCCTCATTGCTCAAG ACgccatccttctcctcctgatCCTCCACTACAACGGCCGCCTGTGGCAGGGCCTCCCATACACCTTGCT GTTCGTCGGGGGCTGGAGGCTCCTCACTGTGGAGAAGTGGATCGTAGATTTGGCCATG AGCCTGTGCACGTTCATCAGCGGCGCCAGTAAACTTGCCCAGCTGCAGTGCCTGTGGAGGACGAAGGACGCCGGGCAGATCAGCGCTGTTTCCTGGGCCTTGGCTACCTACACAGGCGTAG CTCGGATTTACACCACCACGGCGACGACCGGAGACGCACTGG TTGTGGTGCGGTTCGTCGCCATGTCCCTGCTCAACATGTGGGTGCTTCTCACCGTGCTCCACTACCAGAGGCGCGCCAGCAGGTCCCAGAAACAGGACTAA